Proteins encoded by one window of Scatophagus argus isolate fScaArg1 chromosome 8, fScaArg1.pri, whole genome shotgun sequence:
- the bhlhe23 gene encoding class E basic helix-loop-helix protein 23 has protein sequence MNVSEENLLKSISNDALLDLTQRYGQSAFGFGAGHGAGSPGRFPLTPATDFISGQTAKSNESGGEHTSDDEDGFDSLESRKRGSSFGDDKPGGPLTKKSKEQRSLRLSINARERRRMHDLNDALDGLRSVIPYAHSPSVRKLSKIATLLLAKNYILMQAQALEEMRRLVAYLNQGQTITSPIPTALAPFGQAAVYPFSGSALATCAEKCTTYSGTPSSLFKHCNDKP, from the coding sequence atgaatgtcAGCGAAGAGAACCTGCTCAAGTCCATCAGCAACGACGCGCTCCTCGACCTGACGCAGCGCTACGGCCAATCAGCCTTCGGGTTTGGCGCTGGCCATGGTGCTGGAAGTCCCGGCCGGTTCCCGCTCACACCGGCCACCGACTTCATCTCCGGGCAGACCGCGAAGTCCAACGAGAGCGGCGGGGAGCACACGAGCGACGACGAGGACGGCTTCGACTCGCTGGAGTCCCGGAAGAGGGGCTCATCGTTTGGGGACGACAAGCCCGGGGGGCCCCTGACCAAGAAGTCCAAGGAGCAGCGCTCCCTGCGCCTCAGCATCAACGCccgggagaggaggaggatgcatGATCTGAACGACGCGCTGGACGGCCTGCGCTCTGTTATCCCCTACGCCCACAGCCCCTCGGTGAGAAAACTCTCCAAAATAGCCACTCTCCTCCTGGCCAAGAACTACATCCTTATGCAGGCTCAGGCTCTAGAGGAGATGAGGCGGCTGGTGGCGTATCTGAACCAGGGACAGACTATAACTTCACCAATCCCTACCGCGCTGGCGCCCTTTGGACAGGCTGCCGTCTACCCGTTCTCGGGGTCTGCACTCGCCACCTGTGCCGAAAAGTGCACAACTTATTCCGGAACACCATCGAGTCTCTTCAAACACTGTAACGACAAGCCTTGA